A stretch of DNA from Paenibacillus sp. FSL W8-0186:
AGTAATGTTGATTTTCCTGAACCTGACATTCCCATGATCGCTACGAATTCGCCCTTGCCAATTGAAAAGCTGACATCCTTGAGGACATGGAAGTGCCGCTCGTCGACATGATAAATTTTGCTGACATTGTGGAAATTAATCATGAATCTCAACTTCCTCTTCTTCGTCCCAATGATTGGAGGGCTCGAGAAGGATACGATCGCCTTCAAGTATGCCGTCGACGATATCGATATGCTCTCCATTAACATTTCCTGTTGTCACCTCTCGCAATCTTATGCTATCACCTTCCAGGACGTAGACATGAGTCTTGTCTTCTTTCCGGACGATTGCGGAGCTTGGAATTGAAAGAGGCTGTTGCAGCCCGGTCTCCTCAATCCCAATATACACATGGTACCCGGGTAATAAAGAGGAGTTCGGCTCCTCCAAAGTTACGATAAAGGGGTATTTTGAGATTGTTCCTGATTCGCCGCTCTCCGGCTTGTACGGGATGCTTCCGATATGCTGCAGTTTTCCATTCCATTTGTGATCCGGCAGAGCCTTCGACTTGATCCATACGGATTGGCCGGGACGAACGCGAACGGAATCGAATTCGTTAATCGTACCGCGTATGACGTAACTATCTGAGGTGATATGTACGACTGGGGGAGCGTCGGATGAGCGTGGGTGAGCGTTCACGGCCCTAACGGTGCCGTCAATCGAACTTTTTACGAGCAGGGACGATTCCTTCGCATCCAGTTCTTCCAGATCCATCTCTAACGTTTTCAGTTCAACCTCTGAGAGTTCCACCTGCAATTGCAGATCCTGAAGCTGGCCAATGTTATAGCTTTTTGCCTCGTCAGGTCCTTTCGCTATAACTTCCTCCTTGAACTGTGCTTCCATTTCAGAAATCTGACGACGGTTCATCTCGGTTTGCAGATGTAGTCGTCTCCTCTCTAGCTCAATCTGTCTCTTTTGTTTCGCAATTGATTCGCTGTTATATTCGAATAGGGGGGTACCGATCTTAACGGATTGTCCTTCCGAGACAAGGATGTTCTGGATTTCCCCCAACGTCTTGTCAACGTAAATTAGCTCCTCCTCCTCATATTCAAAAACGCCTGAAATCAATGTCGTCTCTGAAAGGGATTGGCTGGAAACAGTAAAAATGTTATTATTGGAAATAATCGTATTACGCGGAGCTTCCCGGGTTATGATTAAGTAAGTATTGATTAGCAAAAAAAGTATGATTGCCGATGCGAGTATCCATTTTATTTTCATTTCGATTCACCACGGATTATCGAGGCAGCAGGAAAATGACTGCCGTGTTCAGAACGAATACAAGAGCCCAGATGACAAAGGAGGCTAGGAATCCCTTCTTGATGGAACATGCTGTGGCTACAGAGATGCCTAATCCGATTAATGCATAGCTCCATATTTCGAAGATATTCACATTCGCAGCCAATCGAATAAGCGTGCCGTCTGTCGTGAATTGCGATACAAGGAGGCCAAGGCTGCCGATAGCAATTTGCGCTTCCTCGTTCTGGAGCTGGTCTGGGTTAAAGAAGGGAAATTGCAGGATTTTTCCGATGATTTGAGGAACTTGGGATAACAGGATGATTGCGCCAAGCGCCTTTCCTCCGAGTGGCAGCTTCATAAATTTGACCACCGCAAGTTGTAATAAGTACACGATAAACAGCATAAAAAAATACCATAGCGATGAGAACAAAACAATCAAAAACTTAATCAAATTTAACACGGCCGCTGGCATTTGCACATCATTTTGATTCAGAAGCCCTTGCATTTCGCTAGTCTCTAGTAAGCCTTCGGAAACGAAAAACGTGATCCCGATATGGGCTGTCAACAGAATAAAAATTAGCCATCTAAGCTTCGGAGACTGACCAAGCGCACGAAAAGTATTCGTAGGTGCATAAAGAATCGTAAGGAGATGAGAGAGCTTCGTCTGCTTCTGATTCGTATTCACAACAACTAATTGACCGTTCTCCATTGGAACTTCACCTCCATTTTTATAACTTTGATGTGATCAATCCTTCCACAAGCGCCGCACAGATTAACAGTGAGCACATCACAAGGATGCTCTTAAGGTAATACACCCATGGACGGTGCTTATGAATATAGAAGGTAATCCCTTGAAATCCTACGAATCCGGCAATAATTAATGCCGGGATTTCAAATATGCCGTGCGGGACGATCTTCAGAGCTAGCTCGAACGCGGAGACTCCATCCATATAACGGCTGGTCAAGCTTGCCCCAAACCAGAACCCGTTGAGAAACAGGATGATGATCGTCGGGAGTGACAAGGAAAACAAGCCAGAAATCAACAAAGCGCTTGTAAACAGATTCTGGAACAATATAGGGAGCACGCTATTGTCCAAATGA
This window harbors:
- a CDS encoding efflux RND transporter periplasmic adaptor subunit is translated as MLINTYLIITREAPRNTIISNNNIFTVSSQSLSETTLISGVFEYEEEELIYVDKTLGEIQNILVSEGQSVKIGTPLFEYNSESIAKQKRQIELERRRLHLQTEMNRRQISEMEAQFKEEVIAKGPDEAKSYNIGQLQDLQLQVELSEVELKTLEMDLEELDAKESSLLVKSSIDGTVRAVNAHPRSSDAPPVVHITSDSYVIRGTINEFDSVRVRPGQSVWIKSKALPDHKWNGKLQHIGSIPYKPESGESGTISKYPFIVTLEEPNSSLLPGYHVYIGIEETGLQQPLSIPSSAIVRKEDKTHVYVLEGDSIRLREVTTGNVNGEHIDIVDGILEGDRILLEPSNHWDEEEEVEIHD
- a CDS encoding YIP1 family protein, whose translation is MENGQLVVVNTNQKQTKLSHLLTILYAPTNTFRALGQSPKLRWLIFILLTAHIGITFFVSEGLLETSEMQGLLNQNDVQMPAAVLNLIKFLIVLFSSLWYFFMLFIVYLLQLAVVKFMKLPLGGKALGAIILLSQVPQIIGKILQFPFFNPDQLQNEEAQIAIGSLGLLVSQFTTDGTLIRLAANVNIFEIWSYALIGLGISVATACSIKKGFLASFVIWALVFVLNTAVIFLLPR
- a CDS encoding stage II sporulation protein M, producing the protein MRNYLHRNRWFLLASAGWLLFSYFAGWAFVSGMSNEIGPSSVVSRQIDHLDNSVLPILFQNLFTSALLISGLFSLSLPTIIILFLNGFWFGASLTSRYMDGVSAFELALKIVPHGIFEIPALIIAGFVGFQGITFYIHKHRPWVYYLKSILVMCSLLICAALVEGLITSKL